From Rutidosis leptorrhynchoides isolate AG116_Rl617_1_P2 chromosome 3, CSIRO_AGI_Rlap_v1, whole genome shotgun sequence, a single genomic window includes:
- the LOC139901327 gene encoding uncharacterized protein, with translation MPSVAAVSDVTDGPVLTPINKRIRNLRKKLNRIAELEESVAQGKSVHKEQEDLLNSKPSIVAVVDELEKLRQPISVAVDAEIKLAIKRKSKGKGKKIDVEKGTAPFKAEDVEDLLNLIYFGSLFDVKSRKDLKTVMLTRTHERISCLSYNDDSDVMLGESDLDLISLMSSLLILRPIDSNLSHQNALQSCIEHAKLWIAKSEQAIAPDTNVTYAALREKLGKIMRSDYFKITPEMKTTADVAAEAARRSVLQVPVETSTQVEEQKHKVNEEINKAIKPKSMGMAKKVDGENGSLSKTVVDNVENETAPCKVESVKDLRSVIYFGSVPVETSTQVEQKQKENGAKDCPKNKEADQDEDGFQKVQLRRHKVKANNSMQAAPVQTKAVYKYQNFPNRSNQNPRGGSRHIGGGGAGGGDRRGLGNGRGGGQSGGRGGPYQNGRNQHPDGRRGSVGRANGNGNCNGSGGYAYNNHQKASGVVQTAQSS, from the exons ATGCCGTCAGTTGCCGCCGTTTCTGACGTCACCGACGGACCAGTACTTACACCGATCAACAAACGCATCCGTAATCTAAGAAAAAAACTTAATCGAATCGCTGAACTTGAAGAATCTGTCGCTCAAGGTAAATCCGTACACAAAGAACAAGAGGATCTACTCAATTCTAAACCGTCAATTGTTGCCGTCGTTGATGAACTCGAGAAGTTGCGGCAGCCGATATCCGTCGCCGTAGATGCAGAGATCAAATTAGCGATTAAACGCAAATCAAAAGGTAAGGGTAAAAAAATTGACGTTGAGAAAGGAACGGCGCCGTTTAAGGCTGAGGATGTGGAGGATCTGTTGAATTTGATTTATTTTGGTAGTCTGTTTGATGTGAAATCACGAAAAGATCTTAAAACCGTTATGCTGACTAGGACTCATGAGCGTATTAGTTGTTTAAGTTATAATGACGATAGTGATGTGATGTTGGGAGAGAGTGATTTGGATTTGATATCATTAATGAGTTCGTTATTGATTTTGAGACCGATTGATTCAAATTTGTCGCATCAGAATGCGTTGCAGAGTTGTATTGAACATGCCAAGCTTTGGATTGCAAAGTCTGAACAGGCAATTGCTCCAGACACTAATGTTACTT ATGCTGCGTTGAGGGAGAAGTTAGGTAAGATTATGAGATCGGATTATTTTAAAATCACGCCAGAGATGAAAACAACTGCTGATGTGGCGGCAGAAGCTGCTAGAAGGTCTGTATTGCAGGTACCTGTGGAAACTTCTACTCAAGTAGAAGAACAAAAACACAAGGTAAATGAAGAGATCAATAAAGCTATTAAGCCCAAATCAATGGGTATGGCGAAAAAAGTTGATGGTGAGAACGGAAGTTTAAGTAAAACTGTTGTAGATAATGTAGAGAATGAAACGGCGCCGTGTAAGGTTGAGTCTGTGAAGGATCTGAGGAGTGTGATTTATTTTGGTAGTGTGCCTGTGGAGACTTCTACTCAAGTGGAACAAAAACAAAAG GAAAATGGTGCTAAAGACTGTCCAAAGAATAAGGAGGCTGATCAAGACGAAGATGGTTTTCAGAAGGTTCAGTTGAGACGGCACAAGGTTAAAGCTAATAACTCCATGCAAGCAGCTCCAGTTCAGACAAAAGCAGTGTACAAGTACCAAAATTTTCCTAATCGATCGAATCAGAACCCAAGAGGCGGTAGCCGCCACATCGGTGGTGGTGGTGCCGGCGGCGGTGACCGGAGAGGTTTGGGTAATGGGCGTGGCGGTGGTCAAAGTGGAGGTAGAGGTGGACCCTACCAGAATGGACGTAACCAACACCCTGATGGTCGCAGAGGAAGTGTTGGCAGGGCTAATGGCAATGGTAATTGTAATGGTAGTGGTGGCTATGCCTATAACAACCATCAAAAAGCTTCTGGTGTTGTACAAACTGCACAATCTTCTTAA